One Candidatus Binatia bacterium DNA segment encodes these proteins:
- a CDS encoding SCO family protein, with product MKQSRSGFLIIAGLVTVAGLAVVAALLGGRTRPPLSVIGNVPEFSLVDTSGEPFSNQKLAGNPYVVDLIFTHCAAICPRMTSAMNKLENETRSVEGLKFLSISVDPERDTPEVLDAYADRVGANRDRWFFLTGDKPEIWNLASEGLLLPLLEGNQELGDDEIIHSQYFVLVDGEAQIRGVYDMRDAEAMLRLRGDVRSLSP from the coding sequence ATGAAACAATCTCGCAGCGGCTTTCTCATTATCGCCGGACTCGTCACAGTCGCCGGTCTGGCCGTCGTAGCTGCCCTGTTGGGGGGACGAACGCGCCCTCCCCTCAGCGTGATTGGGAACGTCCCCGAATTCTCTCTGGTGGATACATCAGGCGAGCCCTTCTCGAACCAGAAACTTGCGGGCAACCCCTACGTTGTGGATCTGATCTTCACCCATTGCGCAGCGATTTGCCCGCGGATGACCAGCGCCATGAACAAGCTGGAAAACGAGACTCGCTCCGTTGAAGGCCTGAAGTTCCTGTCCATCAGCGTCGATCCCGAGCGGGACACACCGGAGGTCCTCGACGCATATGCCGACCGGGTGGGCGCAAATCGCGACCGTTGGTTTTTTCTGACCGGCGACAAACCGGAGATCTGGAACCTCGCCAGCGAGGGCTTGCTGCTCCCACTTCTGGAGGGGAATCAGGAACTGGGCGATGATGAGATCATCCACAGCCAGTATTTCGTCCTGGTCGACGGTGAGGCGCAAATTCGGGGCGTCTACGATATGCGAGATGCCGAGGCGATGCTCCGCCTGCGAGGCGACGTTCGCAGCTTGTCGCCCTGA
- a CDS encoding cbb3-type cytochrome c oxidase subunit I, with the protein MSDHGHAEPTTFWRKYVFSVDHKVIGIQYLITSFLFLLVGFGMMMLMRYQLAMPSPGDDFDPDNLGMIRGAIAWLFGENLMPYGFMSPHFYNQLGAMHGTVMIFLGVVPLGVAAFGNYVLPIQIGADDMAFPRMNMMSYWVYLVGGIVMMSAFLAPGGAAQSGWTSYAPLSVVAPPGQTIWLIAMVIIITSSLLGSINFIVTTLNMRAKGMTFGRLPIFCWAQLVTAVLLLLAFPVLEAGAIFQLLDRVAGTSFYIPKDMMYGSTVFPAAGGGNPLLWQHLFWFLAHPEVYVLLLPAMGIVCEIIATNTRKPIFGYKEIVGSMILIGALSFVVWAHHMFVSGMRTSLANLFVTTTLTISVPSVAILTCMLLSLRGAQIRFNTPMLFALAFLPMFGIGGLTGLPLGFAPTDLYLHDTYYVIGHFHYVVAPGSLAALMGGTYFWFPKMFGRRMNEKLGKVHFWMTIIPMNFVFFPMLFQGMWGMQRRLADPTLQWHNLPVQGWNYVISAAALVLLIGQLPFIFNFFYSIWNGEEAGENPWEATTLEWSCPSPPPHGNFLAPPQVYRGPYEYSVPGRQSDFWRQDEIA; encoded by the coding sequence ATGAGCGACCACGGTCACGCAGAGCCGACCACCTTTTGGCGGAAATACGTATTTTCCGTCGACCATAAGGTGATCGGGATTCAATACCTTATCACTTCCTTCCTTTTTCTCCTGGTGGGTTTCGGCATGATGATGCTGATGCGCTACCAGCTCGCGATGCCGAGTCCCGGAGATGATTTTGACCCGGATAATCTGGGAATGATTCGTGGCGCGATTGCCTGGTTGTTCGGTGAGAATTTGATGCCCTACGGGTTCATGTCTCCCCACTTCTACAACCAACTGGGCGCCATGCACGGTACCGTCATGATTTTCCTCGGTGTTGTGCCTCTCGGAGTTGCGGCCTTCGGTAACTACGTTCTGCCGATTCAGATCGGTGCCGACGACATGGCCTTTCCGCGCATGAACATGATGTCCTACTGGGTGTATCTGGTCGGTGGCATCGTCATGATGTCGGCTTTCCTCGCACCTGGCGGAGCCGCTCAGTCAGGCTGGACGTCTTATGCTCCGCTTTCGGTGGTTGCACCCCCGGGACAGACAATCTGGCTCATCGCGATGGTGATCATCATCACGTCTTCTCTTCTGGGCTCCATCAATTTCATCGTGACCACCCTGAATATGCGCGCCAAGGGGATGACCTTCGGCCGTCTCCCGATCTTTTGCTGGGCGCAGTTGGTGACAGCTGTTCTGCTGCTTCTCGCCTTTCCTGTCCTTGAAGCGGGAGCCATCTTCCAGCTTCTGGACCGCGTCGCGGGAACCAGCTTCTACATTCCCAAGGACATGATGTACGGGTCGACGGTCTTTCCCGCCGCAGGCGGTGGTAACCCGTTGCTCTGGCAGCATTTGTTCTGGTTCCTCGCCCACCCCGAAGTTTATGTGCTTCTCCTGCCGGCGATGGGCATCGTGTGCGAAATCATCGCGACGAACACGCGTAAGCCGATCTTCGGTTACAAGGAAATCGTTGGCTCGATGATTCTGATCGGCGCCTTGAGCTTTGTGGTCTGGGCGCATCATATGTTCGTGTCCGGGATGCGAACCAGTCTGGCCAATCTATTCGTGACGACCACGCTGACGATTTCAGTTCCATCGGTAGCGATCCTGACCTGTATGCTGCTCAGTTTGCGAGGGGCGCAAATCCGCTTCAATACGCCCATGCTCTTTGCGCTGGCCTTTCTGCCGATGTTCGGCATCGGTGGCTTGACCGGGCTTCCTCTGGGCTTCGCCCCGACAGATCTTTATCTGCACGACACCTATTACGTTATCGGCCATTTCCACTACGTTGTGGCCCCCGGGAGTCTTGCAGCTTTGATGGGTGGCACTTATTTCTGGTTCCCGAAAATGTTCGGCCGCCGGATGAACGAGAAGCTCGGAAAGGTCCACTTCTGGATGACCATCATCCCGATGAACTTTGTTTTCTTCCCGATGCTCTTCCAAGGCATGTGGGGGATGCAGCGACGACTCGCAGATCCGACCTTGCAGTGGCACAACCTTCCCGTGCAGGGTTGGAACTATGTCATCTCGGCCGCAGCGCTGGTGCTCCTGATCGGCCAGCTGCCGTTCATCTTCAACTTTTTCTACAGTATCTGGAACGGGGAAGAAGCCGGCGAGAACCCGTGGGAAGCGACGACGCTGGAATGGTCTTGCCCGTCTCCGCCTCCACATGGCAACTTCCTCGCACCGCCTCAGGTCTATCGTGGCCCTTATGAGTACAGCGTCCCCGGACGTCAGAGCGACTTCTGGCGCCAGGACGAGATAGCCTGA
- the pssA gene encoding CDP-diacylglycerol--serine O-phosphatidyltransferase has protein sequence MTGRGNKKVRPIRDGGDDGATMPRGVYILPNLFTTASIFIGFYAILSASQGHFFRAAVCIVVAHVCDGLDGRIARLTNTTSAFGVQYDSLADLVAFGVSPAILIYYWALQPFGAWGWLAGSLFVVCGALRLARFNAQAAVSKSNDFIGLPIPAAADLLAATVLLYDYFDVPADSSRYVLVPVLVYSLALLMVSNVPYYSFKDINVRSRQPFSMLVAAVILVMLLIAEPQVMLFGGMLGYAASGPAKALIDWLRQDPGTDAEARSGQGGRAGRGQDSP, from the coding sequence ATGACGGGGCGGGGGAATAAAAAGGTACGGCCGATTCGCGATGGCGGAGACGACGGGGCGACCATGCCCAGAGGCGTCTACATTCTGCCGAACCTGTTCACGACGGCCAGCATCTTTATCGGCTTCTATGCGATTCTGTCGGCGAGTCAGGGCCATTTCTTCCGCGCAGCCGTTTGTATCGTGGTCGCGCATGTCTGTGACGGTCTCGACGGTCGTATTGCCCGGCTGACCAACACCACCAGCGCCTTTGGCGTTCAGTACGATTCGCTCGCGGATCTCGTGGCATTTGGCGTCTCCCCGGCAATCCTGATTTATTACTGGGCGCTTCAGCCTTTCGGTGCGTGGGGATGGCTTGCGGGGTCGCTCTTTGTGGTCTGTGGGGCTCTCCGACTGGCTCGATTCAATGCCCAGGCGGCGGTTTCGAAGTCCAATGATTTCATCGGATTGCCGATTCCTGCAGCAGCCGATCTTTTGGCGGCCACGGTTCTGCTGTATGATTATTTCGATGTCCCCGCAGACTCCAGTCGTTACGTTTTGGTCCCGGTTCTGGTCTATTCATTGGCGCTTCTGATGGTCAGCAACGTCCCTTATTACAGCTTCAAGGATATCAATGTGCGTTCGCGGCAGCCTTTTTCGATGCTGGTCGCAGCGGTGATTTTGGTGATGTTGCTCATCGCCGAACCGCAGGTGATGCTCTTCGGCGGCATGTTGGGTTACGCCGCCTCGGGACCGGCCAAGGCGCTCATCGACTGGCTCAGGCAAGATCCGGGCACCGACGCAGAGGCCCGATCAGGGCAAGGTGGGCGAGCAGGCCGAGGACAAGACAGTCCGTGA
- a CDS encoding DUF465 domain-containing protein, whose translation MEQREQQAIRSLLDHDFELRKTFRQHADLEKQIKAFNGRPALTAADEALRKQLQKRKLAGMDRMMAIVARHDAHSPASKMS comes from the coding sequence ATGGAGCAGCGAGAGCAACAAGCCATCCGGTCACTTTTGGATCACGACTTCGAGCTGAGAAAGACCTTTCGGCAGCACGCCGATCTGGAAAAACAGATCAAGGCGTTTAACGGCCGGCCGGCACTCACCGCCGCCGACGAGGCCCTGCGAAAGCAACTGCAGAAGCGCAAGCTGGCGGGAATGGATCGCATGATGGCCATCGTGGCCCGTCACGATGCCCACTCGCCCGCGTCCAAGATGAGCTGA
- a CDS encoding phosphatidate cytidylyltransferase has product MLRTRLATAAVAIPALVWLVFEAPIGLFAGFIVGLTAVGLGEFASMAFPGKARPQGYAVISGMAFAGVVVVHRADAVSLVLVVSIVAGLLLALNSEDLAEGVREAAHGFLAATYVGFLLPHAVNLRALPGGDRWVFLAIACSMAADTAAYFTGRMIGRTPLAPSISPNKTIEGAVGAVFGSSLLAALVLILMPPPGYTWEIALLAGPLIGVVSQAGDLIESMFKRAYGAKDSGWVIPGHGGVLDRIDSLVLPLVFTYYLAAGVLF; this is encoded by the coding sequence GTGCTGCGCACTAGGCTCGCGACGGCAGCGGTCGCGATCCCGGCTCTGGTCTGGCTGGTCTTCGAGGCGCCGATCGGACTCTTTGCCGGTTTCATTGTCGGGCTGACGGCCGTCGGCCTCGGAGAGTTCGCCTCGATGGCGTTTCCTGGCAAGGCGCGTCCGCAGGGGTATGCGGTTATATCCGGGATGGCTTTTGCGGGTGTGGTGGTGGTGCATCGTGCGGATGCTGTTTCACTGGTGCTTGTCGTATCGATAGTCGCAGGTCTGCTTCTGGCTCTGAATTCCGAGGATCTGGCGGAGGGGGTTCGCGAAGCAGCGCACGGCTTCCTGGCGGCGACCTACGTGGGTTTCCTGCTGCCGCATGCGGTAAACCTGCGAGCCCTGCCGGGGGGTGATCGCTGGGTCTTTCTCGCCATTGCATGTTCCATGGCAGCCGACACGGCAGCGTACTTTACCGGGCGCATGATCGGACGCACGCCGCTGGCTCCCAGCATCAGCCCGAACAAAACCATCGAGGGTGCCGTCGGAGCGGTTTTCGGCAGCAGCCTCCTCGCCGCTCTGGTTCTGATTCTGATGCCTCCTCCCGGATATACTTGGGAAATCGCATTGTTGGCGGGGCCCTTGATCGGTGTGGTGTCGCAAGCAGGCGATCTGATTGAGTCGATGTTCAAGCGAGCATACGGTGCCAAGGACTCTGGATGGGTGATTCCAGGGCATGGTGGCGTGCTGGATCGGATCGACAGTCTGGTTTTACCTCTGGTCTTCACCTATTATTTAGCTGCAGGTGTTCTCTTTTAA
- the frr gene encoding ribosome recycling factor — MIQDIVETLELEIEGTEEALQKEFSRVRTGRATTGLLDGVFAEYYGAQTPLGQMATINAPEARLLVVTPFDKQAIGAIEKAIKVADLGLNPINDGKIVRIPIPELTEERRRDLVRQVKKVTEDFRISIRGHRRDANEMLKDLLKQKEIAEDESRTAQEKVQRLTDDGIARIDKALKSKEAEIMEV, encoded by the coding sequence TTGATTCAGGATATTGTCGAGACTCTGGAGCTGGAAATCGAGGGTACCGAGGAGGCTCTGCAAAAAGAGTTTTCGCGTGTTCGCACGGGCAGGGCGACCACAGGACTGCTCGATGGGGTCTTTGCCGAGTACTACGGGGCGCAAACGCCGCTGGGCCAGATGGCGACGATTAATGCGCCCGAAGCCCGACTTCTGGTTGTCACACCCTTCGACAAGCAGGCGATCGGTGCAATCGAGAAGGCGATCAAGGTCGCTGACCTGGGCCTCAACCCGATTAATGACGGAAAGATTGTCCGGATCCCGATCCCGGAGTTGACCGAGGAGCGTCGACGGGATTTGGTGCGTCAGGTGAAGAAAGTGACGGAGGATTTTCGGATTTCGATCCGAGGCCACCGGCGTGACGCCAACGAGATGCTCAAGGATCTTCTCAAGCAAAAGGAAATCGCGGAAGATGAGTCCAGGACCGCGCAGGAAAAAGTCCAGAGGCTCACCGACGATGGCATTGCCCGCATCGACAAGGCTTTGAAGTCGAAAGAAGCCGAAATCATGGAAGTTTGA
- the rseP gene encoding RIP metalloprotease RseP, translating into MVTSILAAILVLGLLVTVHELGHFLAAKRLGVGVIRFSIGFGPVLFSRTVAGTEYALSAIPLGGYVKMVGEAEDGLQGGEENPEDIPVVAQARDDSFADKPAWVKATILLAGPGFNLLFAWLLYSILFATGVPVLTSVVGDVKEGMPAAAAGMVSGDRIVAVDGEPVSRWDELSAAIRASEGRVVDVTVKSEEADATERTLRLQPEEMEGKTIFGEPLPTWVIGIGPADQVITERSGILASIGKGFAQTGEFIKLTLVSFVKLFQRVVPASSLGGPIMIMQLAGEQAQQGAQALIGFMAILSINLGIINLMPIPVLDGGQLMFLGIEAVIRRPLGDRSRELATQVGFFLLISLMGFAFYNDISRLIFS; encoded by the coding sequence ATGGTAACAAGCATTCTGGCGGCAATTCTTGTTCTGGGCCTTTTGGTGACGGTTCATGAATTGGGGCATTTTCTCGCAGCCAAGCGATTGGGCGTCGGGGTGATTCGATTCTCGATTGGATTTGGCCCAGTCCTGTTTTCGCGCACCGTGGCCGGGACCGAATATGCATTATCGGCGATTCCTCTGGGTGGCTACGTCAAAATGGTCGGTGAGGCCGAGGACGGGCTGCAGGGGGGGGAGGAGAATCCGGAAGATATCCCCGTGGTTGCCCAGGCGCGAGACGATTCCTTTGCCGACAAGCCTGCCTGGGTGAAGGCAACTATTTTGCTCGCCGGTCCCGGGTTTAATCTGCTTTTTGCATGGCTCCTTTACAGCATCCTCTTTGCGACAGGTGTTCCGGTCCTGACCTCGGTGGTCGGCGACGTGAAGGAAGGCATGCCGGCAGCGGCTGCAGGCATGGTCAGCGGAGACCGGATCGTCGCAGTGGATGGCGAGCCGGTCAGCCGATGGGATGAGCTTTCTGCAGCCATCCGCGCGAGCGAGGGCCGGGTTGTCGACGTGACTGTGAAGTCGGAAGAAGCCGACGCCACGGAACGCACGCTGCGACTCCAGCCCGAAGAGATGGAAGGCAAGACCATTTTCGGTGAACCGCTGCCGACCTGGGTGATCGGGATCGGCCCCGCGGATCAGGTAATCACCGAGCGGAGCGGTATTTTGGCATCGATCGGCAAAGGCTTCGCGCAGACCGGCGAGTTCATCAAGCTGACTCTTGTCTCGTTTGTGAAACTCTTCCAGCGTGTGGTTCCCGCCTCGAGTCTGGGTGGTCCGATCATGATCATGCAACTCGCCGGGGAACAGGCCCAGCAGGGAGCGCAGGCTCTGATCGGGTTCATGGCGATCCTCAGCATCAATCTCGGCATCATTAACCTCATGCCGATTCCGGTTCTGGATGGAGGACAGCTGATGTTCCTCGGCATCGAGGCGGTCATTCGCCGCCCCCTCGGCGATCGTTCTCGGGAGCTGGCGACGCAGGTAGGATTTTTCTTGCTGATCTCGCTGATGGGCTTTGCGTTTTATAACGATATTTCCCGCCTGATCTTTTCCTGA
- a CDS encoding cytochrome C oxidase subunit IV family protein: protein MSDEHDKEVRGYLAVFASLLVLTGMTVGVAYMNLPGSMGVIIGLLIAVTKATLIGAFFMHLRDEGKFINFSLGVCVMLVMVLLLFVMPDLGLVEEELTSIREREAAAHAHYSGFQDHSGAAEGGH from the coding sequence ATGAGCGACGAACACGATAAGGAAGTCCGCGGTTACCTCGCGGTTTTTGCAAGTCTCCTCGTGCTGACGGGCATGACTGTCGGTGTGGCCTATATGAACCTGCCGGGTTCCATGGGGGTCATCATCGGGCTTCTGATTGCGGTGACCAAGGCAACCCTGATCGGGGCCTTCTTCATGCATTTGAGAGACGAAGGGAAGTTTATCAACTTCTCTCTCGGCGTCTGTGTCATGTTGGTCATGGTCCTCCTTTTATTCGTGATGCCTGACCTGGGACTCGTCGAAGAGGAACTGACCAGTATCCGTGAGCGAGAGGCTGCGGCACACGCTCACTACAGTGGTTTTCAGGATCACTCCGGAGCCGCGGAAGGTGGGCACTGA
- a CDS encoding isoprenyl transferase, with protein sequence MAVSNSARSKLLLRGVDPERIPRHVAIIMDGNGRWATARGYDRLYGHQRGKTSVKAIVEFARQIGIEYLSLYAFSTENWQRPGAEVSGLMRLLKRYATTELDRMMKNGVRLRVIGNMRKLPRDVRDALRTTIEATRKNRELTVMLALSYSAREEIASAARALARRVKRGDLEPEEITEDTMAQSLGTAGIPDPDLLIRTSGEVRLSNFLLWQVAYTEIYITETLWPDFREPDFMEALRQFQVRERRFGKVEGDESREGDARAPSLTARQARLRAAH encoded by the coding sequence ATGGCGGTCAGTAACTCAGCGCGTTCCAAGCTTTTATTGCGCGGCGTGGACCCGGAACGAATCCCGCGTCATGTCGCCATCATCATGGATGGCAACGGACGTTGGGCAACGGCCCGCGGTTATGACCGGCTCTATGGCCATCAGCGAGGCAAGACCTCGGTGAAGGCGATCGTCGAGTTCGCTCGACAAATCGGTATCGAGTATCTCTCGCTCTACGCATTCTCGACAGAGAATTGGCAGCGACCCGGGGCGGAAGTCTCGGGTCTGATGCGATTGCTCAAGCGCTACGCGACCACCGAACTCGACCGCATGATGAAAAACGGAGTTCGACTGCGGGTCATCGGGAATATGCGGAAGTTGCCGCGGGATGTCAGGGACGCCCTGCGCACAACGATCGAAGCGACACGAAAGAATCGTGAGCTGACGGTGATGCTGGCGCTTTCCTATAGCGCCCGTGAGGAGATCGCTTCTGCCGCGCGTGCACTGGCCCGGCGAGTCAAGCGTGGTGACCTTGAACCCGAGGAGATCACCGAGGATACTATGGCGCAGAGTTTGGGGACCGCGGGGATTCCGGATCCCGACTTGCTGATTCGAACCAGCGGCGAGGTGCGTCTTTCGAACTTCCTGCTCTGGCAGGTCGCCTATACGGAAATCTATATCACCGAAACCCTTTGGCCTGATTTTCGAGAGCCCGATTTCATGGAGGCCTTGCGGCAATTTCAGGTGCGGGAGCGGCGATTCGGCAAAGTAGAGGGCGACGAATCTCGAGAAGGCGATGCGCGGGCCCCTTCCTTGACGGCTCGGCAGGCTCGACTGCGTGCTGCGCACTAG
- a CDS encoding phosphatidylserine decarboxylase family protein has protein sequence MSSDADIGRLIAPEGKTSVAGFLGAGCLMALLGVLVSPWWWLPAAPAIVLGLFFLWFFRDPARVPPGGPESVVSPADGRVLRVETDVEDARFFEGVGTRVCIFMSPVDVHVNRNPVDGEVEAVRYHAGKYFAAYSDKASLDNEQNAVVLRTTNGRRLGYVQIAGFLARRIVCHLSAGDSCVRGERMGMIKLGSRVDIFVPGAFTLGVEAGDRVLAGETVLGQLE, from the coding sequence TTGAGTTCCGACGCCGATATCGGACGTCTGATTGCGCCCGAGGGAAAAACCTCCGTTGCCGGCTTTTTGGGCGCGGGGTGTTTGATGGCCTTGCTGGGCGTTCTCGTGTCGCCCTGGTGGTGGTTGCCAGCAGCCCCGGCAATCGTTCTGGGCCTTTTCTTCTTATGGTTCTTTCGGGACCCGGCGCGAGTTCCGCCGGGCGGGCCCGAGAGTGTGGTATCTCCCGCCGACGGCCGCGTTCTTCGCGTCGAGACGGATGTGGAGGACGCCCGCTTCTTTGAAGGCGTCGGAACACGTGTGTGTATTTTCATGTCCCCGGTGGATGTTCATGTGAACCGCAACCCGGTCGACGGCGAAGTCGAAGCTGTGCGCTATCACGCCGGAAAGTACTTCGCCGCATATTCCGACAAGGCCTCGCTGGATAATGAACAGAATGCCGTCGTTCTGCGAACCACGAACGGTCGACGGCTCGGGTACGTGCAAATTGCGGGCTTTCTGGCGCGAAGAATCGTTTGTCATTTATCCGCTGGTGATTCCTGCGTTCGCGGCGAGCGAATGGGGATGATCAAACTCGGCTCGCGGGTTGACATTTTCGTGCCGGGCGCATTTACCTTGGGGGTGGAGGCAGGGGATCGGGTACTCGCTGGCGAGACGGTCCTCGGTCAATTGGAATGA
- the ilvC gene encoding ketol-acid reductoisomerase: MNVYTDKDASLDLIRGRKVAVLGYGSQGHAHALNLHESGVEVCVGLRPDSASRAKAESAGLKVLDTAAAAKWAEVVMVLLPDEMQQESFENEIAAGLEEGNSLAFGHGFNFHFEKIVPPAGVNVFMVAPKGPGHLVRSEYQGGRGVPCLIAIGQDPTGDTRDVALAYASAIGGGRAAIIETTFREETETDLFGEQAVLCGGLTELVRAGYETLVDAGYDPDMAYFECLHEVKLIVDLMYEGGIANMRYSISNTAEYGDLTRGKRVIGTEARKAMKEILAEIQEGKFADEWLTEHRCGQPHFRELRKEGEHHPIEEVGARLRGLMPWMKSDRLVDKSKN; this comes from the coding sequence TTGAACGTCTATACCGACAAGGACGCGAGTCTTGATTTGATCCGAGGCCGCAAGGTCGCGGTATTGGGCTACGGCTCACAGGGGCACGCTCATGCTCTGAACCTGCACGAGAGTGGCGTGGAGGTATGCGTCGGTCTCCGACCCGATAGCGCTTCGCGTGCGAAGGCCGAATCGGCCGGCTTGAAAGTGCTGGATACGGCAGCGGCGGCCAAATGGGCCGAGGTCGTGATGGTATTGCTGCCCGACGAGATGCAGCAGGAGTCGTTCGAAAACGAGATCGCGGCCGGGCTCGAAGAAGGCAACTCGTTGGCCTTCGGTCATGGCTTCAATTTTCATTTCGAAAAGATTGTCCCTCCCGCGGGTGTGAATGTGTTCATGGTCGCGCCCAAGGGCCCGGGGCATCTGGTGCGCAGTGAGTATCAGGGTGGTCGTGGTGTTCCCTGCTTGATTGCGATCGGCCAGGATCCGACCGGGGATACCCGCGACGTTGCTCTCGCTTACGCCAGCGCAATCGGTGGCGGCCGCGCCGCGATTATCGAGACCACTTTCCGTGAGGAAACCGAAACCGATCTCTTTGGCGAGCAGGCAGTCCTGTGCGGCGGTCTCACCGAATTGGTGCGGGCGGGCTACGAGACCCTCGTCGATGCCGGTTACGATCCGGATATGGCCTACTTTGAATGTCTGCATGAGGTGAAGCTGATTGTGGATCTGATGTACGAGGGCGGCATCGCGAACATGCGTTACTCGATCAGCAATACCGCAGAGTACGGAGATCTGACCCGCGGCAAGCGCGTCATCGGGACAGAGGCCCGCAAGGCGATGAAGGAAATCCTTGCGGAAATTCAGGAAGGCAAGTTTGCGGACGAATGGCTCACGGAGCATCGGTGCGGCCAGCCTCATTTCCGGGAACTTCGCAAGGAAGGCGAGCATCATCCAATCGAGGAAGTCGGAGCAAGATTGCGTGGGTTGATGCCATGGATGAAGTCCGACCGTCTTGTCGACAAGTCGAAGAACTAG
- the tsaB gene encoding tRNA (adenosine(37)-N6)-threonylcarbamoyltransferase complex dimerization subunit type 1 TsaB, with product MILLGIDTATSTGGVGIVRAGDGESRILADDSRVAGRTHGAMILEQMDAALATAELELSEVDVFAVANGPGSFTGLRVGMATAKSLAWACGRPLIGVPTLEAWAGRAISIDDTAAAGADQVIGVVLDARKGEVYRAAFASDPGASQLRRILPEAVVAPEACADSLLSLVGAGSTVRLLGDGPARYTEAFSSLASLEQVPMDTLPPSGGAVASLAASRALAGDFDDPRRLAPLYVRASEAELSLAKR from the coding sequence ATGATTTTGCTGGGGATCGACACCGCGACATCGACCGGCGGAGTGGGGATTGTTCGGGCCGGCGATGGTGAGAGCCGAATTCTGGCCGACGATTCGCGAGTCGCCGGTCGTACGCACGGGGCGATGATCCTCGAGCAGATGGACGCTGCGTTGGCGACCGCCGAGTTGGAACTTTCGGAGGTCGATGTTTTCGCTGTGGCCAACGGCCCGGGTTCATTTACCGGATTGAGGGTGGGGATGGCGACGGCAAAGTCGCTGGCCTGGGCCTGCGGTCGGCCGCTCATCGGGGTGCCGACCCTGGAGGCCTGGGCGGGTCGCGCGATCTCCATCGACGATACGGCCGCCGCGGGTGCCGATCAGGTAATTGGCGTCGTCCTGGATGCCCGGAAGGGCGAGGTTTATCGTGCGGCCTTCGCGTCCGACCCCGGGGCAAGCCAGTTGCGACGCATTCTCCCCGAGGCTGTGGTAGCGCCCGAGGCGTGCGCCGACAGTTTGCTCTCGCTGGTCGGCGCAGGCTCCACGGTGCGCTTGCTGGGCGATGGCCCTGCGCGTTACACGGAGGCCTTTTCGTCTCTGGCCAGCCTGGAGCAGGTGCCGATGGATACTCTTCCGCCATCGGGAGGCGCGGTCGCTTCGCTGGCCGCATCCAGGGCCCTGGCAGGGGACTTTGATGATCCGCGGCGGTTGGCTCCTCTCTACGTCCGGGCCTCCGAAGCCGAGCTTTCGTTGGCCAAACGATAA
- a CDS encoding cytochrome c oxidase subunit 3: MSSHAPANTATGISNAKLGIWSFLASEVMLFGGLLSAYVILNTGSAHMVTPPRSMMGVPLATFNTFVLISSSVAMVLALSAIKQNHVDQFKKWMYCVIGGAGIFLLIKSYEYNHKWHEGITISSNLFGSFYYTLTGLHAIHIIGGVGVLLYILYEGSKGRYGPDNYDRVECVGLYWHFVDLVWVILFPILYLL, from the coding sequence GTGAGCAGCCACGCACCTGCGAATACAGCCACCGGCATCTCGAATGCCAAACTTGGAATCTGGAGCTTTCTGGCATCGGAAGTAATGCTTTTTGGCGGACTCCTGAGCGCCTACGTCATCCTGAATACGGGCTCGGCGCATATGGTAACACCGCCTCGTTCCATGATGGGTGTCCCTCTGGCCACCTTCAACACCTTCGTGCTGATCTCCAGTTCGGTAGCCATGGTTCTGGCTCTGTCGGCGATCAAACAAAATCACGTCGATCAATTCAAGAAATGGATGTACTGCGTGATTGGTGGCGCGGGCATCTTCCTCTTGATCAAGAGTTACGAGTACAACCACAAATGGCACGAGGGTATTACGATCTCGAGCAACCTGTTCGGCTCCTTTTACTATACACTCACGGGCCTCCACGCGATTCATATCATTGGTGGGGTGGGCGTTCTTTTGTACATTCTCTACGAAGGCTCCAAGGGACGTTACGGTCCCGATAACTACGACCGCGTCGAGTGCGTGGGCCTGTATTGGCACTTCGTGGATCTGGTTTGGGTGATCTTGTTCCCGATCCTCTATTTGCTGTGA